The genomic segment TACCTATGTGAATAATTGTGAAgtatatatcaattttatatgcGTGTTTCGCGATACAAAACTAGATTATTCGTTGACGTCGAAAATATGCTTAACatctatatataactatatcaGCAAAATTCGATGTAAAATCGATTTATTGCAGCGATTTCGTAGATATTCAATGTCCGTTGCTAGACGTTTAAATAGAACATTAAAACTTTAACATTTTCAAAActgaaattattaagaaattcatgaatatttatatttagattctttaacaaacgataaaaacgatgataattacgatattttgattttccttcttttccttattaaaacattaaaacgCGTGGATGATGCCTTCTCGATTAAAATAAGTTTAAGAATGAATTTATCTAATGGTTATTCTTTACATATCAGATCATCTCTGGCAAAGAAATACTTGAAATTTGACTTATTAAACAGATTCGCTAACTGTTTCTcattatactttttatttcatttctgcgATAAATACTAATGACAGACCTAAGACAGATAGAAATAACGTTTTCCCCTTGTAGAATTAACAGAATTGTTCGCAGTATATTCGATGCAGAAAAATAGAATGTAATGCGTTTACTTGATAAACAGGTTTGTAGAACATGTAATGCAACAGGACATAATTGCGGTATTGCTGAAGGAAGTAGGGCAGGCCCAGGTATAGATGGTGCCGATTTTGTCTTCTATGTATCCGCGATGCAAACTGCAAGATGCCATAAAGGATTAACCGTGGCTTATGCGGCGCATTGCCAAACAGAGGCAGCCTTAGATAGGTAAATTACTTGTCTGTGTATTTATCTAAATTATTATACGCATATTATTCTCTGCTACACATATATGTTTATATGCATATtcttaaattttctttatttaattgttCTTTGTGATAGAATTCAATGCAACCGGAATCTCATTTGATATTTTGCAGACCGATAGCTGGTCACGCCAATTTGTGTCCGAACAGCATAAGCACGAAGCCACAGGAACTAGAAACATTATTAAGCACGGTGAAACATGAGATATTACACGCTCTGGGATTCTCTGTAAGTTTATACGCTTTCTACAGAGATGAGAATGGTGAGCCTAGAACTCCAAGGAGAAGCGATACAGGGAAACCGATGTTAAACGAAAAGTAAATATATGTCGCTTTATTACGCTACTACCATTTCATGCTTCAGAAATATTTCATCAATTATTGGTACTTTATTTCTTCCATAACCGAAGCATCTTTTACAagctgaaataaaaagaaagaagttatCTTCTATATaaagataattagaaaattaatacaTGATAAGATGGTCTATAGTCATTTCCATAATAGGGCGTCGTTTTTCTATCAAAGATATTTTAGGGGAAATTTAAGGATCTCTATCCTCGTGAAAGtcatcttttatatttaatacacgATTACGTATTGTTAAATAAAGTTATCTTCTCCATGATATATTACATTCATTTGTAATAATCGGATCGTTATATTTGGAGGATttcaataaaagtataatatatcaTCTGCCATGTAGATGTGTACACATATCACATGAGAAAGCCGTTTCCTTCGAGTCTAACTAGCGTCGAAGGGAATAGCTCGCTTTCTTCAACGATCCATCATCCCGCAATAATGTCCCTTtgtctttctcctttcttttccaGCAACGAATCTTTTTTCTCGCATATTCTCGCCCCCTGACACTGAGTCGGTGTATCTGCctttaaaattggaaaattcctTGTGTTCCTGGTATTCTTGGTTCCAACGAAATCGACGAACCGTAACGAACCAGGTTCCGGCCTTGTCAGACGAACACGTTACTTGCTCTTCgccatttcttcttctcttttggCGTTTCTCTTACATTGACTCGTAGCTTAGCAGTGATCTCATTCTCTCTTTGCCATCGTCTGCCCTTCTGTATCCACGATCCATCTGACCGTAAGCTTGCGTGCTTTCATTCTCTCATATTTGAGCTTCTTTGTGTGGATCTTCATACGTACGTTTTACGTCTACCTACATTCAATGGACACTATGAGGATATATCTTGATAATCTGAAGAGATCTTTTTCTACAAATTCTACTCTATTGCGCTTATTTTGTAAGCGTTTTCCTGCTTTGTTAAAGTTTTATAGACCAGAGGAACTGGCTTCCTACGATTTGTTAAAAGTTCCCATGTTGCCGCAAACTGCTCTTGagatgtatttttcttttttagaaaaAATAGACTATGCGATTATGGAAGTATGATCTTGGTAATAAAAGGGTGAGAACCCGTTAAACATTACAACATGACGAATACTACTCTCTAGGTTCACGACACAACCGTTTCTACTGATAGATCCAACGACGTTTCGAAAAGACATATGCTTAGGGGAAATATAGTTTTTCTCATAAGTAGAATCTTCAATAATatcttaaatcttaaatatctgaaataatacaaaattaattaacacgTTGTGGATGTCTTTCTTTGCATCTATAGGAAATTTAACGatgcaaaaatacacagaacgaaattattatatatataatatatgatgtaTTCGTCATGATATTTAATGGGTAAAATAATTGtctgtaatataaaaatataatttccgcATTAAGTATCGGCAGACTGATCATAGAAATTAagatatttatgtttatttcaaATACCTTGCTGTATCGTTGTATCATTTATCATTTTGCTACGGTGTCAATGAATCTTTTTATTGATAATACTGGCTAATCCTGTTATATGCATATAGATTACAAACGCATCAATGGAGTGAAAACACGATCAAAACGGTCGTTAGACGATATTGGCAGGTACACGGTGGTTACGTGGAAAGGTCGATGCAGATGATAGTCACGCCGAGGGTTCGTGCTGAGGCTCAGGCTCACTTCAATTGTCCAGAACTAGAAGGTGCGGAATTAGAAGATCAGGGGGAGGATGGCACGGCACTGACGCATTGGGAAAAACGAGTCTTCGAGGTAAATTACGTTTAAGGTGAATCATAAAAACAACAAACAACGAATCGCAGAAAATCAAGAATTAATTTCCTTTTAatcttaataaaatttgatcagctttataaatattagaattgtACGATTTCCAGTGCTTATGTACTGTGTCTTTACGATTGTGAtctagaataatattttttttttttttggaacgtTAAAGCACTATTAAAGGAATCATCTGGCtaattatatttgatttatataatgctggaatttaatttttttacaaaatatcgaatttatATCGATTTATAATACTTTTTGTATCATTTCAGAACGAAGCAATGACAGGAACACATACGCAAAATCCCGTTTATTCGAGAATAACCCTCGCTCTTATGGAAGACACTGGATGGTACAGTGCAAATTACTCAATGGCTCAAGAACTGGGTTGGGGGAAAAATCTTGGCTGCGATTTTTCGATGAAATCGTGCAAGGAATGGATATCTTCGAAATCTTCGCGACTATCGTATGTATCTTTACGTTACGTTTAATTATACGTCTTcacaattaatgaaataattccaCCTAGAAATATTATAGACCATTTAATGGttcatgaatataattaaacattGAATACAATAAACACAAACTGTAtgctatgtaaaaataaaaaaaaattattctatagGTATTTACATGATCAGACACTAAATATTTTTGATGTAACAGATTATTGTTTTTTAGAGGGAAGTCTATTCATCCCTTTTGTAATAAAGTAAAACAGGATCCGTTGCAAACCGAATGTACCGATGACCGAAGTTCGGTGGCATTGTGTAATCTAATTAAATATCCATTGCCTCTGCCTAAAAAGTACCAGGTATGAAATTGCTTACGTTTAATCGTCCtttttgcaaaatttttcttttttaaataaaatattactctAACTACGGAGTATATTTTTACGGATAAAAGATAGCATTGTATCGATCTTTTGTTTCTTAGAACTTTGACTCTATCCCGCACGTACCAGCTGGAGAGGAACAATATTATGGTGGTTCAGTATCTCTGGCAGATTATTGTCCGTACATTCAGGAGTTCACATGGAGAGCTCGAAATATAGTAGTTAGAGGCTCTCATTGTCTCTACGAAGAGAATAATCCTCGTAAGTTGTATCGCAAATGATAATGGAAGTTCTAttctgttataatatagaaaacaTCAGCTTTTGTTAAAGTTGTTTTTGGAATTAATACGAATTTTAACGAATTACGTAAATATTCAAGTTTAAGATTAAAGTAGAAGCTATCGCTTTAAAACGTTCTGCTTGTTGTTAATTTTCATAACGTAACGTTGAATAAATAGTATTCATAAATAGTATACATAAATGGTGTagtatataatagaatatattaattttattatttgaattaattcTGAATAGATCCAGATAAAAACTTTGCTCTGGAAAAGTATGGCCCACATTCAAGATGCTTCGATCACACAAACCAAATGTGGGAAGAAAGGGCTTGCAAGCAAGCTCGGCAATGGCAGCATTGGGGTTCCGGATGTTATCAGTATAAATGTGAAGCTGGTAGATTACATATAATGGTGAGTGACATAaacctatttttattttatgttatatattgttattaacaTTCGCCAGCCGCGGTCAACGTCGTTTTCATCATAAGCTACCATAAAGATCGATGGTCTTTCGAATTTTCTGTCGCGATACACTTGGCTTTAACTTTTTATACCGTGGCTGTTAAATATtcgtaacaatatttaataatataagatCGATAAATTATATCCTCTTCAACATATTTTATTGTACAGGTCGCAAATTACACATACACGTGTTATCATGCTGGACAAGAAATAACTATCAGAATAATACAAAATGGTTGGCTTCATAAAGGAGCTCTGATTTGTCCTCCATGTAAAGATATCTGTCAGGTAAGAAGGAATGTTATGccagatgaaatatatattacacacctaaactcaaaatatattttacaaattaacgaaaataattcttcttttaatttactTATGCAAGATGTTCTACGaacaaacgaaattttataaagTGATTTGAGGTTCTAAATGGGAGGTTTCCCATTCTAAATGGGAAATGTCTAATAAACATATTCCTGGTTCCAATTATTCCTGGTATAGTAAAATTTACCATCCCAGTTACCGTCCTTAACAATTATACTTAATCCCTTAAGTATAGCAATTCTTTCCTACAACTAAAAGAGAtactaaatatatgtatatacctcATGTGTCTCTTTTTTACAGGCGGAACTAAAAGAAAAACACGAATACTGTAAGCCAGGAGATGAACATCCACCTGCGACGTATTATCACAGAGATAGTTTGTATTGTGCGTCCGCAGGGACACTTACAAATTTCGCAACATTTGTTGTTTCAATTTACTTCTTTGTTTTTAGATGATGTGTCATCTGATCTAGGTAATAGTTTTATCAATATTAGAACTAGACCGAGGAATTATAATAACGTACTATCAGAATGTCGTGTAAAAAGCGCTTCTTAATTACGGAATGCGAAGTGTTTGCTTAACGACATAGAAGTATGTTTGGAACCAAGTAATAGTTTCATAATACGAATATCAACCGAGGTGACAATTCTATTTTAATAGtttattgtaaaaagaaatatttcctcgataatttttatatttctggacgtataaaaatatatagaagtaCGAATTTAGAGGTTCGACATGCGCGTACGGTTAATGTTCATGGTATTTCGTATTTTACATTTATGGCAAACGTATTTATAATTACAGTGATAAATTTTGACAAGGCATTTTTTTAAGTGCcaatagtaataaatatataaaggtTGATCTATTTTTGATGTGTCTGTTTATCCCAGAAAATATGTTGAATTGCAAGGAAATGAAGGATTTCAAGAGTTAACAAAacctatattttttaacatgaaAAGCAACAATACAAGGAAGTGAGAGTATAAGATAGATGTAACTCTACAGATAAGATGATCATTCAAGAACATTACTTCAATTTTATATGATATCAACCAACTCCTTTCAACATTTAATCTTATTGTTCTCTTCGTAGGAgtttaagaatataaaatttatatgtttattcATTAAGTACAAAAGTATGGAAATGTATAATGTTACTTTTGCTTTCATAAAGTACAATGTTTCTTTTGAGTCACATAATATCAAGGAAAATTAAATACCTCCAACTATGACCTACTGTATTTTAGACACAGTGTAGTTGCATATATTAGGCTCCGAATTTATTAGAGTTTTggaataattaattacttttgaCTTCTAAAAATGTTCatataattaaatgtattttatcacgttgttctttttctttattgaaAAAACTGATAATAGAAATACTTTAAGATCTTAAAGTCTACAAAATTGCTTTCGATTTAACATACATTTTGAGATAAAATTACATAGAGATAAAAATGGAtcatcctatatatatataattacttacgATAATTATGCCGCCCATTTTGTTATCATTTTTTTCTACGAACATCACGGTTTTTCACATTGAATGTACTGTGTAGTATCTAGGAATTTTGCttcttttataaattgttaataacAGTCATTCAATGTCAGTTAGTACTAAATAGAGACGAATGATTACATCTGAAAGTATCAAAATATCTGTATAAGTGCCAATATACTACCTGTTTTCATTTATATAACAGCTTTAGTTATGTTATTATTTAGTAATATGTGTAAAATATCTTGGTAACCCTTATTCATCTTTTATGTACTCacaagaattatattttattgttaatttagaAGTACAAGTATAATATAGCGACCATAGTCTTTTTTATGGATGCAGAGTTacataaattgaattttaatcaatttttttatgAGATAAAATGACTGTTATTGTATGGTAACATTCAATCATTTGTAAAAGCTCGTAATATACATACACAGttgtatttcttaaaatatctaagtttagatatatttatatattttatgtactttgTAGTATTAATTAAtgctataatataaaattcatcaCGGAATATTTTTTACTCTCTTATTTAAccattttttatgtaaaaaccATGCAATTGTAGTACATTTTACATCAAAAAGTGAATAGGGGTTAAACGATAAACTCCTTGctataatttcttattgttaCCTCGGAAATAATTtcagttacaaattataaaaacgTTTAACTGTTATTACAAAGCTTAGACATGTTACTACAAAGTGTTATTACAAAGCAAAGATACGTTGTTTAACATCGAACttctaatataaatttcaaatttgataattagtattatacatacatatctgtatatttgttgtttattttctatttctgcATTTGAATTCGTTTTATCGCTTTTACAATACCTAAAGAATTGGGCGACTCTGAAAAACGAATTTAATTTTCGTACAATTAAAGAGAAATGATACGAGTTTTGTTTTTATAGttagattataataaatatcatatcCTTAAGTATAGGAAAGGTATTGGAAGAATTCAGCAAGAAATAGGAACATCTCGCGGTAGGTTGTTCTGAAAGAGCTgtgcgtttataaaaatatcaataaacgtAAATGACATTTCTAAGAAATAAGCGCTAGAGAGTAAGCTGTAAATATTTTACGActacatatttaataaataagaaaacagaagaatttttatgaacatgaaAGAATATATATTCACGAGAAAACAATTATGCGAattgtttctttatattatatctatgcATGAAACATGAACATTTTGTACACGTtacaaagaaattttaacaTTCCACTGCAAAAGATTTCAAGTTCAGAACaattaataacatgtaaattattaaataattaattacaaaagaCTTAGAAAGTTGATATACTTGTAGATATAAAAACATATTGCTTCATCACGTTAAAAGCTCTCACAGTTTACAGAAGAGATTATGCAAAGTGTACTTATctatcaaattatttttctcgGAGCTGCAATTGTGGCAGTATTAATGTGGTGAAACTTAGTAATTGTTTTCCTATACATTCCAAAGCAAGTAACGATAATTTCagaaattaatgtaataaaattccatttgatgtatttaacaattTGTAACATAATTGTGAAATTATTTAGCTTATTACTTTTTGCCCAATTTTTAAGATCATCATATTAATTCTTTCATATCGATGTTCAATTTGAAAAAAACGTATTCTGTATATGTATTCTGTAgaataaattcattttcaaattgaaaaagaatttttactATTTCTTTATCTCTAGCAAAATTCTTTGAACAAAAATGATCTCAGATA from the Bombus terrestris chromosome 1, iyBomTerr1.2, whole genome shotgun sequence genome contains:
- the LOC100644117 gene encoding leishmanolysin-like peptidase, giving the protein MCHALRARASSVMAARVRLKMQCGTVVLLLVVIIVVCGMDLVCGMFEHRHCSHQHPRAHEVVHGVHIEPAHEVKKRSISQPVRILLSYDESVYRLDDEKLDLINNTILPEAVHFWERALMVRETKSTIRLSRKCESSQVFVKDHHTHCIDTCRTTTMCGEVVVPEDHLDVCRTCNATGHNCGIAEGSRAGPGIDGADFVFYVSAMQTARCHKGLTVAYAAHCQTEAALDRPIAGHANLCPNSISTKPQELETLLSTVKHEILHALGFSVSLYAFYRDENGEPRTPRRSDTGKPMLNEKLQTHQWSENTIKTVVRRYWQVHGGYVERSMQMIVTPRVRAEAQAHFNCPELEGAELEDQGEDGTALTHWEKRVFENEAMTGTHTQNPVYSRITLALMEDTGWYSANYSMAQELGWGKNLGCDFSMKSCKEWISSKSSRLSGKSIHPFCNKVKQDPLQTECTDDRSSVALCNLIKYPLPLPKKYQNFDSIPHVPAGEEQYYGGSVSLADYCPYIQEFTWRARNIVVRGSHCLYEENNPHPDKNFALEKYGPHSRCFDHTNQMWEERACKQARQWQHWGSGCYQYKCEAGRLHIMVANYTYTCYHAGQEITIRIIQNGWLHKGALICPPCKDICQAELKEKHEYCKPGDEHPPATYYHRDSLYCASAGTLTNFATFVVSIYFFVFR